The nucleotide window TACTGAAAATCGGTTCCCAGCGAATAAAATACAGTTGGTTCAATATTAAAATTTTTAGAAATTTGCCACGACCCGCCTAATTCATAACTATTAATTTTCTCGGGATTTAAATATGGATTTGCAAGTTTTAACCCTTTGGATATATTTCCATTACGGCATAAATCATCGAGCATTGGTGGTCGGAAACCTTTTCCTGCAGAAACATACACTCTGATTTTTTCAGAAATTCTATATTGAACAGATAATTTTGGACTAACCGAATTCCATGAATCTTCTGGTAAATCGCCTACAGTAGAAGCCAAAACTGATGTTGTTGCAGTTGGCTCTTCCATTAAAAACTGACCATGATAAAATTTTACAAAATCAGTTCTTATTCCTGCAATAATTTTTAAATGTTCATTAAAAAAACTTGCTTCGTCCTGTAAAAACAAAGCGTAAAAATTCATATTTCCAAGATTAGAAACTATATCTGTTGATGTATAATATATGTCAGACGCATCAACACTTCCCGATTTAACCTCAACCCCTCCTGTAAAATATTGATGTTTTGTTATTGGTCTGGAAATATTCAATTGAATTCCGTTATCATTTCTATGGGAAAAAGTACCATATAAAACATATTGTGTTATTGCAAATGGTGGAAGCTTATCAGTTTTTAAGCTTTCTTTCTGCTGATGAAAATTTTCTCTTTGAAGATAACAATATACATTAACTTTATATTTCCCTAATTGACTGTAGTACGCAAGTTTTGCAAAATGAGTGGAGAATTTACTGTAACCGCCATCACTATCATAAATCTTAATCCCATCTCCTCTTTTGTCGTCAAAATAGCCATATTCAGCTACAATTTTTGAATTAGAATTAAACTGATAACCTAACCTTCCCTGAATAACTCCTTCTCTTAAATAAGTTTTAATATCTGTTGAATCTCTTGTACTGTCGGGGTAAAGAATATATCCGTCACCTTGTCGGTAAAAAGCACTTACACCGCCAAAAAAACCTTTATTTTCCTTTATTTTTGAAAAATTGTAACGTGCACGTGTTCCTACTGTATTGTAAGTACCGTAAGAAACAGAAACATCTCCGCCATTTAATTTTGAAGGTTCCTTTGTTATAATATTAACCACACCAGACATTCCGTTACTACCATAAAGAGCTGAAACAGGTCCTTTAATTACTTCTATTTTCTCAACATTTTCAGGATCTATTCTATTCCAGTTTATCGAACCTCCATCTGTTTTATTCATTGGAATTCCATCAATTAAAATTAAAGTACGCTGAGCAGAATTTAAACCACGAAGTGTAATACTTGCACTTTTTGAATAAATTCCAGAAAACCTGTCAACATTAACTCCGGTAAAAGATCGTAAATAATCATCAACTGTATTTCCTGCAAAAACCTCAATTTTTTTCTGATTTATGACTTCAATTCTATTTGGAATATCTTTAATATTTCTTTCGTTTTTTGTTGCTGTAACAACAACAGCTGGCATTTCGGCACTATATTGATTAAGACTTATTTCAATATTTGTTACTTTGTTATTTAAAATCTGTGTTAAAATTATTGTATCTGCATATCCTATAAAAGTAACCTGAATACTATATTTTCCTTCAGAGATATTCTTAAAATTAAACTTGCCTTCGTCATCACTACTTGTTCCTGCTTTTATCTCTTTAATCCATAAATTAGCATTTGTTAGAGGTTGTCGGGTTTTACTATCTGATATACTTCCCGAC belongs to Bacteroidia bacterium and includes:
- a CDS encoding TonB-dependent receptor, with protein sequence MRYFIFTILFVMAAVISGLAQGSLSGSISDSKTRQPLTNANLWIKEIKAGTSSDDEGKFNFKNISEGKYSIQVTFIGYADTIILTQILNNKVTNIEISLNQYSAEMPAVVVTATKNERNIKDIPNRIEVINQKKIEVFAGNTVDDYLRSFTGVNVDRFSGIYSKSASITLRGLNSAQRTLILIDGIPMNKTDGGSINWNRIDPENVEKIEVIKGPVSALYGSNGMSGVVNIITKEPSKLNGGDVSVSYGTYNTVGTRARYNFSKIKENKGFFGGVSAFYRQGDGYILYPDSTRDSTDIKTYLREGVIQGRLGYQFNSNSKIVAEYGYFDDKRGDGIKIYDSDGGYSKFSTHFAKLAYYSQLGKYKVNVYCYLQRENFHQQKESLKTDKLPPFAITQYVLYGTFSHRNDNGIQLNISRPITKHQYFTGGVEVKSGSVDASDIYYTSTDIVSNLGNMNFYALFLQDEASFFNEHLKIIAGIRTDFVKFYHGQFLMEEPTATTSVLASTVGDLPEDSWNSVSPKLSVQYRISEKIRVYVSAGKGFRPPMLDDLCRNGNISKGLKLANPYLNPEKINSYELGGSWQISKNFNIEPTVFYSLGTDFQYFVGTGDSIFAGTKMKPILKRQNIGEAEIYGAELAFNWDITKNILFEANGSYYHSIIKEFNVTGYVVNDLTGKELMEVAPYQANASLWWKNKYFNFAMGYHYKAPQWTDDENTVQASSYSLFDVKISRTFKEKYKLSLSVDNLLNDSFLDEKGVLGIGRFIMLEMIFKFK